From the genome of Mycobacterium kansasii ATCC 12478:
GCGGCTCTCGTCGCCACGAACATTCTCGGACAGAACACACCGGCGATCGCGGCCACCGAGGCACAGCACGCCGAAATGTGGGCACAGGACGCCGCCGCCATGTACGGCTACGCCGGTTCGTCGGCGAGCGCCGGGGTGCTGACTGCGTTGACGTCCCCGCCGCCGGCCACCAATCCCGGCGGACTGGGCGCCCAAGCCGCCGCGGTGTCTCAAGCCGCCGCAAGCGGCGCGCAGCCGGAGTTTGGCGGGCTGGTGTCCAGCCTGCCCGACGCGGTGCAATCACTTGCCGCGCCGCTGGCCGTCTCGTCTGTGACCAGCCCGTTAGACGATTTCTTCAACAACAACCTGGTCATCAATATCGGGCAAGCGGTCTTCGATACCGTGGCGTGGAACATGTTCGCCGTCATCGCATCCTCGATCCTCAACGGAAACACCGTTCCGGCGTCAGGCGCTGCGGCTTCCGCCGCGGGAATCGGCGCCGGTGTCGTCGGGGCGACGGCCAGCCCCGCCGGTTTGGGTGGAACACCGGTGCTGGCGGGTATGGCTTCGGCGTCCTCGGTCGGCAAGTTGTCGGTGCCTGCCGGATGGTCCGCCGCGGTCCCGGCTGACGATGCTGCCGCGACGCTGACCGGCTCGGGCTGGGCCGTTCCCGCGGAAGAGGGCACGCAGGTGACAACGTTGCCCGCCGGTATGCCTGCGGTCGCCTGGGCCGGACCGGGAGGCTACGGCACGGGACCGCGATACGGAGTCCAACCCAAGGTGGTCCCCCCGCAGGTGCTGGGGTACCGCGAGTTGTGCGCTCCCGCCAAGGGGTTGCGACCCCGTGTCAGTCGGAGATTTCGTCGACGGTGAACCAACGTGACGAACGCGGGTCTTCTTCCTCGCGGAACAGGCTTTCGTAGGACATATCGCCTCCGTTCACTGCGACTCCTGATGTGACGAGGCTAACAGCGCCACGTCGATGCCGCGGTGCTTTCAGCGACCGGCATGGGTGACGACGACGACCTCTGCGCGCTCGTCGCCGACCGCCCGCAAGGCGTGGCCGACCGACGCGTCGAAGTAGGCGCTGTCGCCGGTGTCGAGTGTGATGGTCTGGTCGCCGTAGTCGAGTTCGACACTGCCGGTGTGTACGAACACGAACTCCTGGCCGGCGTGCTCGGGATGGGGATCGTCAGCGGGGTTGCCGGTAGGGCGAACCAGGAACGGCGACATGGACTTTCCCAGCAACGTCGACGCCAGCGCCCGATAGCGTCCCCGTACCTGGCCGGCGCGGTCGCTTGCCCGGTCGACGGTGATCTTCTCTTGGGCCGTCTCGTCGGAGAACAGCCGCCCGACATCGACGTCGAGCGCTCGGGAGACCTTGAGCGCCACAGCGATTGACGGTGTGCTGTGCCCGCGCTCGATCTTGGACAGGTAGCTCTTGGTCAGGCCGGTCTGTTCCGCGAGCTGTTCCAGGGTGAGGCCACGATGCCTGCGAACGGCGCGCAGCAGTGCTGTCACCGGACACTCCTTCCGCCCCGCCACCTGGGACACAAGGTTTCCTATAGTGCTACTATTGTGTCACACGTTCGCGACACCGGGGAGCCGCTGATGGCAACCACGTTTTCCGATTCCAAGCCCGAACTGATGCGCCGTGCCCAGGAGCGGCTCAGCGCCGAGACGGCCGAATCTCCGTTGACGACCCGGCAGAAGGTGGCGCTGACCTGCCGCGCCTTGTTCGACGCCGGACATGACTCCGGCCTGACCGGGCAGATCACCGCCCGCGCCGAAGACCCCGGGACGTACTACACCCAGCGGCTGGGCCTGGGGTTCGACGAGATCACCGAAGACAACCTGCTGCTGGTCGACGAGGACCTCAACGTCCTGCAGGGAGACGGTATGGCCAACCCCGCCAACCGTTTTCACAGCTGGATCTATCGGGCACGTCCCGATGTGCAGTGCATCGTGCACACCCACGCCTTCCACGTGGCGGCGTTGTCGATGCTGAAGGTTCCGCTGGTCGTGTCGCACATGGACACCACGCCGCTCTACGACGACTGCGCGTTTCTCGCCGACTGGCCGGGCGTTCCCGTTGGCAACGAGGAGGGCGAAATCATCACCGCCGCACTGGGTTCCAAGAAGGCGGTGCTGCTGGCCCATCACGGGCAGGTGGTGGCCGGGGCCAGCATTGAGGAGGCGTGCTCGCTGGCGGTGCTGATCGAGCGTGCCGCCAAATTGCAGCTGGCCGCCATGGCCGCCGGAACCATCGTCGAGCTGCCCGAGCAGCTGGCCCGAGAAGCCCACGACTGGACGCTGACACCGGCGCGCAGCCGGGCTAACTTCGGCTACTATGCCCGCCGCGCCCTGGCGCGCCATCCCGATGCACTGAGTACCTAACTCGTTATCCGCCAACAGAATCGGAGGAGCCCCGCTGTGGTCCAACCAGCCGTGCCCAAGATCCACGGGATCATCGCCTACCCGGTGACGCCATTCGCGCCCGACGCAACCGGCGGTATCGACACCACCAGGCTCGCGGCTCTGGTCGATCGCCTGATCAGCTCCGGCGTGCACGCCATTGCCCCGCTGGGCAGCACCGGTGAACTGGCCTACCTCGACGAGTCGGAGTTCGACACCGTGGTCGACACCACCATTGCGGCCGTCGATCGGCGGGTGCCGGTGATTGTCGGCGTCTCGGATGTGACCACTGCCAAGACCATTCGGCGTGCCCGGTACGCCGAGCGGGCCGGCGCCGACGCGGTGATGATCCTTCCGGTGTCCTACTGGAAGCTCACCGAACGCGAGATCGCCCAGCACTACCGCAGTATCGGCGACGCGATCGGAATCCCGATCATGGCCTACAACAATCCGGCCACCAGCGGCGTCGACATGAGCCCCGAACTGTTGGTCACCATGTTCGACAACATCGAAAACCTCACCATGGTCAAGGAATCCACCGGCGATCTGTCCCGGATGCACCGCATCGCCCAACTCAGCGACGGCCAGCTGCCCTTCTACAACGGCAGCAACCCGCTGGTGCTGGACGCGTTACGGGCCGGGGCGGCCGGATGGTGTACGGCTGCCCCCAACCTGCGGCCGCAGCCCTGCATCGACCTCTATGAGGCGGTGCGCCGCGACGACCTCGAGAAGGCCCAGCTCCTCTACGACGACCTGAAGCCATTGCTGCAGTTCATCGTTGCAGGCGGCCTGCCGACCACGGTGAAGGCCGGTCTCGAATTGTTGGGTTTCCCGGTCGGGGATCCGCGTCCGCCGTTGCTGCCGCTTGACGAGCGCGGGCGTGCCGAGTTGCGGGACTTACTGGCCGGCGGGTAGCGCTTGTCAGGACTTTGGTGCCGCGGCTGAGGTGACTTTCGACTCTACGCCGGTGTCCGGTGCGTAGCGGACTATCAGAGGTCATTGTTGACCTCATCGCCGCTGTCGATGTCAAACACGTTGTTGCGGGTGGTGTTTGGAGCCAAGCGCGACGGTGAGGCCAACCGGTTGCTGGGCAGTTGGGGTGCACGATAGCACCAGATGTCGGCGCGCAGAGACGAGGTTGGAATGGTTCCTGAGTTTGCGTGGTTGCCGCCGGAGATCAATTCGGCGCGGATCTTTGCTGGTGCTGGGGCGGGGCCGTTGTTTGCGGCGGCGTCGGCGTGGGCGGGTCTGGCTGCGGAGTTGGCGGGGTGGGCGTCGTCGTTTGATGCGGTGATTGCGGGGTTGACGGGTGGGCCGTGGGCGGGTCCGGCGTCGGTGTCGATGGCGGCGGCGGCGGCGCCGTATGTGGGGTGGTTGAGCGCGGCGGCGGTGCAGGCGGAGACGGCGGCGGCCTCGGCGGTGGCGGCGGCGACGGCGTTTGAGTCGGCGGTGGCGGCGACGGTGCATCCGGCGGCGGTGGCGGCGAATCGGGTGTTGTTGGGGGCGTTGGTGGCGACCAATTTCTTGGGTCAGAACACGCCGGCGATTGCGGCTACTGAGTTCGATTATGTGGAGATGTGGGCTCAGGATGTGGGGGCGATGGTGGGCTATGACGCGGGGGCGGGGGCGGCGGCTGCGGAGTTGATGCCGTTTGGTGTGCCGCCGTTGGATTTGGCGGGGTTGGCTGGGCAGGTCGCGGCCCAGGTGAGCACGGCGGCGACGGCGGCGACGGGGGCGGTGTCGCCGGCGTTGCAGGGTGCGCTGGCGGGGGTTCCGGGGGTGGTGAGCGGGGTGCAGTCGTTGGCCTCGTCGCTGCCGGTGTCGTCGGTGATGCAGGTGGCGCAGGTCGCGGCGCAGCCGGCCAGCATGATGCTCGGGCCGCTGATGCAGTTGGCCAACACGGCCAATGCGGGTACCGCGGGGTTGGCGGGGGCGGCGGCGTGGGAGGGGTTGGCTGATGCGCCGAAGTTTGTCGGTGATGTCAATCCGATGAAGGGCCTCGGCGGTGGCGCGGGGGTGGGTGCGGGAATGGGTGCGGAGTTGGGTAAGGCGCGGTTGGTGGGGGCGATGTCGGTGCCGCCGACGTGGGAGGGGTCGATGCCCAAGGGGTTGTCGAGTGCGGCGATGGCGGGGTTGAGTGGGGTGCCCACGGCGGCGGAGCTGGCGCAGGCAGCCGGAGCGGCCGGCACCGGTGGTGGGATGCCGATGATGCCGATGCCGATGGGTGCCGGTGGTGCGGGGGCGGGGATGCCCGGCGGGATGATGGGCCGCGGCGGTGCTAATCCGCATGTGGTGCAGGCGCGCCCGAGTGTGATCCCGCGTACCGGGATCGGATAAGGCCGGGACTTCCGCGGCGAGGCCTGCCAGGAGTTCATCACCGCGGCGGGCCGCAACATGCAGGTGATCCACGAACAAACCAACGCCCACGGCCAAACGATCCAGGGCGTGCAGCGGCGCACGCCCAAGCGCCCGCAAGCCGGCCTCCATTTGAGGTCTGGGCGCCGGGCTATCTCGACTCAATCACCGACATCGTGCCGTCGAGGTAGCTCGTGACATACACGGTGCGGGTGTTTGGGTCCACCGCGACCCCCCACGGGTATTTGCCGACGGCCACGGTGGCCGTGACCGTGTGCGTCTTCCCGTCGATCACCCACAGTGTGGCGTCCTTGTCGTAGTTCGTGACATAGACGCCGTGCGTCCCCAAATCCACCGCAATCTTCCACGGCTTCGTGCCGACGGGCACCGCGGCGATGACCGTGTTCGTCCTCCCGTCGATCGCCGACACGGTATGGCCGTCCGAGTTGGCGGTGTAAATCGTGTGCGTGCCGGGATCCACCGCCACCCCGTACGGTCGCGTGCCGACAGCCACGGTGGCGGTGACGGTGTGTGTGGGCCCGCCGATTACCGACACGGTGTCGTCGCCGCTGTTGGTGACGTAGGCGGTGTGAGTTTCCGGATCCACCGCAACTCCGAACGGGCCGCTACCGACGTGCACGGTGGCGGTGACGGTGTGCGTATTCCCGTCGATCAGCGACACTGAAGCGCCGAAGGCGTTGGTGACGTAGGCAGTGTGGGTTTCTGAATCCACCGCCACCCCGAACGGGCCGTGACCCACTCGCACGGTGGCGGTGACGGTGTGCGTATTCCCGTCGATCACCGACACCGTGTCGTCATCGTTGTTGGTGACGTAGACGGTGTGGGTGCCTGGATCCACCGCTGCCCCGACCGGAGAGCCGCCGACGGGCACGGTGGCCGTGACCTTGTGTGTCTTTGCGTCGATCACTGACACCCTGCCCCTGACCGTGTGGTTGACGGCGTAGACGGTGCGGGTGCCAGAATCGACCGCTACTCCGTTGAGGAGAGAGCCGACGGCCACGGTTGCGGTGACCGTGTGCGTGAGCGGCGCGGCCGAACCCGGTCCGGCCCCAGGCTTCGTCGGTCCGGTGGTTGTGGTGCCGGCGCGCTCGTGGCCGGAGTTGATCACCGAAAACCCAAGCACGGCAAGCGCGCCCACAAGAAGGAGACTCCCAACAATGATGGCTACGCGCCTGACCTTGGCGTTCTTCCAAGACCCCCACACCTTCCGACGCCACGGCCCGATCCCGGACTCGGGGAGGTTCGCATAAATGATGCCGGCCTTGACTGATGGTCCCGCACCGATGATCGGGGCACCGCACTCTTCACAGAAAGGCTGGTTCACCGATGTAAGGTGGCCCGCTGGGCAGAGCACCATGGCGGGCACAATCGGGGCTCCGCACTCCCCGCAGAAACGGTAGTCGTCGGGGTTTTGGTGACCGTTCTCGCACGTCACCATGAGTTAGCGTCCCTTCTTCTGCGGCCCGCGGCCGGGTAAAGGTTTCCGCCGTCATCGGTGTCATCAGATTCCGCCCGCGCACGAGAGTCAACCCGAAGCCATCGGAATCAGCAGTTTAGGGCCCACGCCGCCGAATCGATGCAGCGGCTTCCGCTGCCGCGACTGGCCGCCCCTACCGCGGCGTGGTAATCGCGCGAACGGCATGCTGACCGGCGGTCGCGAGCCGACGCTCGCGCTTGCCCGCCGTCGCCGCAACTATTTGCGACACCTCCGCCTCTGGCGGGAAGAGGGCCTGCGGCGGCGCGTGCACAGCCATCGCAAATGGGCCGGCGGGCCGTCGGCGTCGGAAGTGGTTGCCAATGCCCGAAGGTGTTGTGGACCTTGGATTTCCAGTTCGATGCCAACATCGAAGGTAAGTCCGTCGAGATCGCGTCAGTTGCTCGATGAGCATACCGGTGAATCGTTGCAGCGCTCGATCACCGCCGAGCGCGTGATCGAGGAACCGCGCAGGTGTTTCGCCGCGGCCGGCGGGCTTTCGCCGTGCTGCGCATGGACAACGGGCCAGAGCTGATTTGTCAAGCGCTGCAAGAGTTTTGCGTTGCGCAATTATGGCTTCGCGATATCCCGCCGGGGACGCCGTGGAACAACGGTCATATCGATTCGTTCGACAATCGGCTACGACGGGAACGTCTCAACCGCAACCGGACGCATTGTGCCAGCCATCTGGGGTGAGCAAGCGGCTGGCATCGGAGTCCGCTGACCCGACGATGCGGGACTATTTCGTTCGTGGTGCCGCCACCAGCCATTCCGACGAGTCCGGGTCGGCGGTGTCCAATCCCATCCCCACCTCTTTGAGCAAGGCCTTGAGTTCGTCGGCTGTCACGTGATGGGCCTCGAACGATTGGGTCAGACTTTTGTCGTCGTAGTCCAGGGTGAACTCGCCGACGACAGTCCCGTTCTGGTTGCTGAGGATCGTCATCGTCTGCAGCATCTGACCATCGGACCGCTGGTACCTGCCCGGTGGTCGCTGTGCGAACCACTGTAATGGTCGCCACTGGATGATGGCCTTGCCTTCCGGCTTGAGATGGTGGGCGATGGTCGCCAGGAGGCGCCTGCGGAATTCGACACCCGGATAGTTGATCAAGCTGCTGGCCAGCAGGACGGCGTCGAATTTCTCGGCAAGCCGCAGGTGCTCGATGCGGGCTCGGACCGTTCGCCCAGGGCGGACATGGGCGAGCATGTCGGCGGAGTCGTCCACCGCGGTGATTTGATGGCCCAGTTCGGACAGCGGATTAGCGATTCGGCCGACACCGGATCCCAGGTCCAACACCGAGCTTGCCGGGTCGAGCATTGCGGCAATGACCTGCACCTCGGCGTCCCCCGACACCCGGCGGTAGATCTCGACCACGCTGCCGTCGGAGGTTATCGGGCCGCCGGAACCCGGTGCGCCGCTGCTGGGCATGCGATGTACCTGCTGTCCTGTCGTGCGCCGCCGGGCCAGCGGGAATGATGCAGACCTGCTGATCAAAGTCCCGCTGGCCGTCGGCTAGTGGATCCAACCGATGGTCACCGTCAGTCGACGATGTCGTCGACGACGAACGAGATCAACGCATAGGGCGTCTCGTGTGCTTTGAACAAGAGTTCGTGGGACACGATCAATCTCCTTTCTTGATCAATGATCCGTATCTATCAACATCTCCGATTATCGTTACACATTTTGCAAATGTGTATCCCATCGCTGGGCAAGAAGCGTGTCCCCCAGATGGGGGACACGGCGCGTGTCGCCTGACGGGTGAGTGCTATCCCAGCATGACGGGAAGCTCGGCGTATCGATTGAGCAGCGGGATCGGTTCGAGGCGAAGCTCCTCCGGGGCGATAGCCAGGGTGAGACCAGGAAAGCGGGTTATCAAGCCGGCGATCGCGATGCGGGTTTCCATTCGCGCGAGATGTGAGCCCAGACAGAAGTGACTACCTCGGCTGAAGGCCAGGTGGTTGTTGGGCTTGCGGGTGATATCGAAGCGGTCGGGATCGTCGAATTCGGCGGGGTCGCGGTTGGCAGACGTCAGCAGCGGCACCACCATCGCTCCGCGCGGAATCGTGACGCCGTGCACCACGATGTCCTCGGCGGCGAACGTTGTCGCCTCGGTGCTGCCGACGGTGCCGGTATAACGCAGGACCTCTTCGACGGCGCTGCCGATGAGCTCCGGTCGTCGCTGTAGCAGGCTTAGCTGTTCACGGTGGGAGAGCAGGGCGGCTATTCCGTTGGTGATCACGTTCGGGGTTGTTTGATAGTCGCCGGTGATGAGCAGGAACACCATCGCGACGATCTCGTCGTCCGATAGCCGGTCGCCGTCCTCGCTGGCCTCAATCATCGCGGTGATGATGTCTTGCCCTGGGTCGCCGCGGCGCTGTTGGACCAGGGTCCGCAGACAGTCGACGAACTCGTCCATCCGCTGCGCAGCGCCCTCGGTGCCGCCGGCCAACATCAGCTCGAACAGCGAGTCGATGTAATCGTAGAAGGCGGACCGATCCTCAGCGGGTATGCCGACCATCTCACTGATCACCGTGGTCGGGATCGGCAACGCATAGTCGCGTTGCAGGTCGATCCGCTGTCCTGCCTTAAACCCGTCGAGCACGACACGGGTGACGGTCTGTACTCGATCGCCGAGGCGCGCGATCGCGCGTGGGGTGAACGGCCGGCTGACCA
Proteins encoded in this window:
- a CDS encoding helix-turn-helix domain-containing protein, producing the protein MTALLRAVRRHRGLTLEQLAEQTGLTKSYLSKIERGHSTPSIAVALKVSRALDVDVGRLFSDETAQEKITVDRASDRAGQVRGRYRALASTLLGKSMSPFLVRPTGNPADDPHPEHAGQEFVFVHTGSVELDYGDQTITLDTGDSAYFDASVGHALRAVGDERAEVVVVTHAGR
- a CDS encoding aldolase, which translates into the protein MATTFSDSKPELMRRAQERLSAETAESPLTTRQKVALTCRALFDAGHDSGLTGQITARAEDPGTYYTQRLGLGFDEITEDNLLLVDEDLNVLQGDGMANPANRFHSWIYRARPDVQCIVHTHAFHVAALSMLKVPLVVSHMDTTPLYDDCAFLADWPGVPVGNEEGEIITAALGSKKAVLLAHHGQVVAGASIEEACSLAVLIERAAKLQLAAMAAGTIVELPEQLAREAHDWTLTPARSRANFGYYARRALARHPDALST
- a CDS encoding dihydrodipicolinate synthase family protein, coding for MVQPAVPKIHGIIAYPVTPFAPDATGGIDTTRLAALVDRLISSGVHAIAPLGSTGELAYLDESEFDTVVDTTIAAVDRRVPVIVGVSDVTTAKTIRRARYAERAGADAVMILPVSYWKLTEREIAQHYRSIGDAIGIPIMAYNNPATSGVDMSPELLVTMFDNIENLTMVKESTGDLSRMHRIAQLSDGQLPFYNGSNPLVLDALRAGAAGWCTAAPNLRPQPCIDLYEAVRRDDLEKAQLLYDDLKPLLQFIVAGGLPTTVKAGLELLGFPVGDPRPPLLPLDERGRAELRDLLAGG
- a CDS encoding PPE family protein; the protein is MVPEFAWLPPEINSARIFAGAGAGPLFAAASAWAGLAAELAGWASSFDAVIAGLTGGPWAGPASVSMAAAAAPYVGWLSAAAVQAETAAASAVAAATAFESAVAATVHPAAVAANRVLLGALVATNFLGQNTPAIAATEFDYVEMWAQDVGAMVGYDAGAGAAAAELMPFGVPPLDLAGLAGQVAAQVSTAATAATGAVSPALQGALAGVPGVVSGVQSLASSLPVSSVMQVAQVAAQPASMMLGPLMQLANTANAGTAGLAGAAAWEGLADAPKFVGDVNPMKGLGGGAGVGAGMGAELGKARLVGAMSVPPTWEGSMPKGLSSAAMAGLSGVPTAAELAQAAGAAGTGGGMPMMPMPMGAGGAGAGMPGGMMGRGGANPHVVQARPSVIPRTGIG
- a CDS encoding YncE family protein, with the protein product MGALAVLGFSVINSGHERAGTTTTGPTKPGAGPGSAAPLTHTVTATVAVGSLLNGVAVDSGTRTVYAVNHTVRGRVSVIDAKTHKVTATVPVGGSPVGAAVDPGTHTVYVTNNDDDTVSVIDGNTHTVTATVRVGHGPFGVAVDSETHTAYVTNAFGASVSLIDGNTHTVTATVHVGSGPFGVAVDPETHTAYVTNSGDDTVSVIGGPTHTVTATVAVGTRPYGVAVDPGTHTIYTANSDGHTVSAIDGRTNTVIAAVPVGTKPWKIAVDLGTHGVYVTNYDKDATLWVIDGKTHTVTATVAVGKYPWGVAVDPNTRTVYVTSYLDGTMSVIESR
- a CDS encoding cytochrome P450 family protein, encoding MISHPITVGTAEFNADQHRYYDWMRRNAPVYRGRLALRPPDRDVYFISRYQDCVDVVTDPRIRRVVEGAEHLPLPEAIRMLTTGTMVYQDDPAHLRLRKLVSRPFTPRAIARLGDRVQTVTRVVLDGFKAGQRIDLQRDYALPIPTTVISEMVGIPAEDRSAFYDYIDSLFELMLAGGTEGAAQRMDEFVDCLRTLVQQRRGDPGQDIITAMIEASEDGDRLSDDEIVAMVFLLITGDYQTTPNVITNGIAALLSHREQLSLLQRRPELIGSAVEEVLRYTGTVGSTEATTFAAEDIVVHGVTIPRGAMVVPLLTSANRDPAEFDDPDRFDITRKPNNHLAFSRGSHFCLGSHLARMETRIAIAGLITRFPGLTLAIAPEELRLEPIPLLNRYAELPVMLG